The sequence tggaaaccgaaccaatggttaatggattggtttggtttagatttttagaaaccaataatattggtttcggttttggtttggctagaaaccgaaccaaaaccgaccatgaacagtcCTAGGTGGAGCACGATCTCCAAGAAAATAGATAACAGCTGTGACAGACGAGGGGACCAACTTGTTTATCTATAAATAAGGCGTATCAATAGAGAATGAGGGGTCGGCAAATCGTAGAAATAGTGGAATGctagtagagagagaaagtaaagtAGGAGATGAGATTCATACTTGTTACCTTACCCGAAGTCAATTCAACTATATCATGTAACCCATAAAACATATACACTCAAAATTGTATCTCAATTATTATATATGAAACCTTGTCTCCCTGTAAAACCACGATTTTATTACAGCTTATGGGAGAGAAGAATGATTTCTTAGGTGCGTAGGATTCATGAGAAAGAAAGAGGAGTAGAAGAGATTGATCTTAGTacgaaagagaaaaaagaaaagaagatacaCTATATACGGGCTTAATTAGCCCTATACAGAATCGGCCGATCTCTGCCACAGGATCGCATCTGTGCGGCCACGAATTACTCCATCTGCCGTTTTATTCCAGGCCACAGGATCCTCGATCCTACGGtcagctttttcctctccaaatatACCCTGGACGCAGGCCTAAGCGAACCACGTATATACGTGTCCTTTAATTTTTGAACTTTGATTTACTTTATTTTCAGACACTTCTTATCTTATTTTTGTTAGAAGATTATTACTCACCCTCATGAGGTAATCTTCGTACACTAAGTTAGCCGGCACCAACGGTTGGCTGTATTTATGTTTGACATCTTAAATACCTTTATTTATACATTTAACTTTTATGCGAATATTAGTTGTGGGACCATTGATCTCTGCGTGATCTATCGGCGCTCACAAGTATAAACAGCATTTGAACAATTAAAACCTCAGTTGATTTTAGCCTGTAGGTCCCTCGGTTTGTTACTTCCACTTAGGTCGGTTGTAGTATCTTTCGCAGTTGATTTAGGTATTCAGGACCATCCAGTTTGTTAAATTCTACCTTGGAAGCAAAATCACGAATCTCTGGGTACACTTAGACAAGAACTTCTGGTTTCTAGATTATGTCATGGAAATTTTAAAAGTGAAGGCTCTTAGAGAGCAGTTCAGATTTTTTTGACAAAGGGAATAGTGTATTGGCCGTTATCCCCAAATTTTTTCTACATCCTACAAAGATGCAAATGACACTCTACATTCTTTTCAACAAAATTCTTTTCTTCTCCTGTTTCATTTCGCAAAATCATACCAATGCATTGTAATGGGATAAGGAAAACCAACATGCCAAAATTCTTTTAAAGTTTCAAAGAAAATAAATCTACTTTCTGGCTTAAAAGGGAGCTGGTAACTTCATACTGCTCTACACATAGCAGTACAAGCGATCTAAGCATATAAGATGGAAACAAATAAAAGTCAGAAAGGGTTtgaaaacttacctctttcttGACCAAAGTAGATCAGTCTTCTTCATTGCTCATCCCATCAACAGGATTTCATCAGAACTCTTAGAAAAACACTAATTAAGCTGGAATAATTAACGACTCTAATATATATAGATATAGATAATGGGAGCATCAATAGTTTAAAAGGAGCACACCATGCGTACATAGATACAGAAGTTAAAGTTAGGAGATGTGTAACCCCAACATTACATGCAACTTATATGGTCAGAGGTTCCGGTGAATACTTCATCTAGCTAATAATAATAAACTCACATAACTTAGAGTAAGCCCATGCCAGACAAATTAAGTAGTCTCCAGGTACAAAAGTACGGAGAGATAACTTAGCGCCCATATCTTATGCTGCTAAAGCTGGCAATCGTAACTCTTGCTTTTCGGCACTGCGAGCTGACAACTGGGATTCTTTATCTTTGATGGCATTTCTACTTTTCATGATTTCTTCAAACTGCTGAACTACGTTAAAACCAACACTGAGAATGAACGATGACCATATGATTCGATCCCTGGTCACCGCCCTTTTTAGGGCCTGCGAAAGAAACATAATAATCAGTGTAGTCCAATTAGTAGAAAGAGCAAAAGGAAATAAAGACGGGGATGGAAGGAAGGGGCTTACAAAGATAGCATGGAATTCATCAGTGAGTTGGTTTACTTCTGCAATATCCTGCTTAAGGTGTGCATAAAGACTTCGCAAGTTTTCATCCGTAATCTGATAGAATGTTAAACACATACAAGTAAGAAGGTCAGTTTTGACAAGTTGTTAAAAGATGAATAAATCCAAATCCAATAATGAAATAACATTGTTACATGTTTGCTGGTCTCGGTTCCTCCTCTAGTGCCCCCGGGAAACAACCTCTGGGATAACATTTTTGTGACACTTTTTAGTGCCATCTGATCTTTCTTCTTCCCTAACAACAAGCAATGACAGCATTCAACATCAATAGAAGATCACCAGCCATACATTACAAGCAACTACTATGATGTCACTGAAAAGCCCTAATTTTCAAAAAACAAATAGGAAAAgtcgaaaaaaccctaatttttaatagGAAAATTGAAATAGACCTAATTTTTCAAACAAAAACCTAATTCACCAAACAAATAAACCAACCCACCCCTGAGAAATTAAAATGAACCTCGACTATGATGAAATCAAATTGCTTCAAAAAAACAAATGATGAAATCAAATGATAAAATCCGAACAAAAGAAACAAACCCTAATCAAATCAATATTATCTTCTTACTGGTCTGGCTGCCTGCCTGCGTTCCTTCAAATGGTGATGAGATGTGCGCCGATGGAGGGAGGGAGGGAGGAGAGTTAGCGatgattattttgttttgttgtttcgacaaaaaccaagtcttgtttttaggggattttaataaagtgccacacttccaatatgcagtttctgaaaatgccaccgtttttttgagagtttattaaatgccatactCTTGACTTTTATCATCCCGTTTTTTTGAGATAACGGTTAACGGCTGTTAGTCTTTGTTAGTACATACGTGGCATTAAATAACCCGTCCAAAATTACATAGAAGCCCCTGAATCAGTTAACAGGGATTGAGTTAATCAGTTCACTGGGATTGAGTTAACCGGCTATAGAGTAGTGAGTTAACTCGCGACTCCGTGCACGTGAGAAAAACGTGCAAGATTTGCTAACGGTCGGAATACACGTGGGATCAATCTAAGAGAAAAAATCGACGATCCATATTTTACCTGGATTTATAACGGTCTTATTCATCATCTTGAAGCTCTATATATACTAATGAAGATCCCAAACTCTTCATTAGTCAATTTCTTCAGAAGTTCAACACATAAAAATGAGCCAAAAGGTTATAAACTCTCCAGGTAGTAACAGTTGCAGTAGTAGtagcaagagcagcagcagcagcaaatttAGACAGCAAACTACCCCAGATCTATGTCCAACATGTGAACAAGGAAGTCATGAGTCTAAGGTTTGTCCCTGGATGTACTCTAGATGCAAACATATACCTTGTAATGGTATAAGACAACTACTAAGATCCAGCACAAGAGAAACAGATGGAgaaatgttcttgaagtgttcaaatcctacctgcacctactttgaatggtttgattCTGCCAGTCATCCACTCAAATCCAAGAATATCAAGCTACCCAAAGAGAATTGTTGTTGTGCTTGTGGAGAAGAgacccactgttacaaagaatgcCCACTGCATAAGCAAGAATGCTACAAAGAGCAATGCAAGTCAATAATGCAGCTGAGAAGATGCAAAAATGAACACAATAGAAACATTGCTTACCTGATCTGCACAGATTGTGAAGCATTTAGATGGGTATCAGACCACCTTTTCATTGCAGCAAAAAATAGGGTTATCCATTCAAGTTTCAATCTCAATGCCATATGTAAGGAACTTCAAAAGACTATTAACATGTAATTAGTTCTTAACTAATATCATTTCCATTCATAAAGTAAGATTATCcatcaaaataaaactgaattcaggtacataaaaaaaaacagatctaACACTATGATATCAGTgtctaaagcaaaaaaaaaagatctaacaCAACAAGAAGCACACAcacacttctacttcttcttagCCTTGCTTTGCTTTCCCTTTGTGACAGGAATATGTTGACTAACAGATCCAATACCAGTAAAGTTCTGACTGAAATTCAGAACATCTTGTGTAGATCCATGGGTGCTAGGTTCTGTTGGTGCTCTTCCAAAGTTTTTAGGTCCTGTTGACTCACCAACAAATGAAGATGTACCTCTGGATTTGTTCACCTTTGCTTTACCCCTTGCACTGCTACTTTCAGGATGATCTCTACTAGTGAAGGTGCAGTTTGCAGCATCATACTCGGTGCTTGGCATGAATCCAGTTGGGTttttaccaacatcaccaccagcacAGGTTCTCTTATTATGACCAGCAGTAGATCCACACTTTCCACATTTCCTTTTCTTCACCACAGTTTCAGGTTCATCAtagctcctcttcctcttctttgctGGTCTTCCAGTTTTTCTTTGATAAGGAGGAGGCTTTAAGTTGATGTCCATGGATGCCTGCCAAttaagataagaagaagagaaaaggaatGAGAAAGTTAAAGTAAAGAAatgaaaccctaaccctaaaagaaaTGAGAAATAAGGATATAATAAAGTAGAGAAAAAAGTAGAGAAAAATAAGGATATAATAAAGTAGAGAAAATGTGAATGTATCacattcaataatatatttaatgCTGAAAAAAGTACCTTATCTTCCCAGTTCCATTCACTTATGTCTTCTAGTGGATTTACAGCATCTGCATATAtggtcctataatattccacagagtAGTAAGGAGCACAATAACtgttcaaccaatcaaacaaatgTGTCAGTTTACAGAAACAAAAGTAATAGCATATTACAACCCAAAAGTAATAGCATATTACAAAATTTCTTACTCTTTCCAGTTTGGCCTGAGCAGTTTCAATGCACATACAGCATGTTGACAAGGGAATCCCCTTAGCTGCCATTGCAAACAAGTGCATTGTTTGTCTACAATGTTCACTGTGAAAATTTTCTTGGTAGACACATTAGTTACCAAATAAACCTGTCCAACCACACTTCCTTCTGTATCAAACTTCCCAACCAAGTCAAGCATCTTATTTATCAACTTAACAGCAGCAGGGACCAAATCATTTTGATTCCACTTAGCAGATTCTTCCCTTCTCTTAAATAACAAACCCATTACTAACTGACCATACATCATGCCTTGTCATCATTAGAAACTGCAATCAACATCAAAGTGTTAGTACatgtaaaaaataaacaaaaaattataaacaCTAAAGGGTCCATACCTTCTTCATTGTCTTCTTCACTACTGCTTGAATCACTGCTTTCATCTCCAACTTTGTATGTCTTGACAATAtcttcataatcaatatcattttcttcatcactgtcaaagaTTGGTGGAGCATTTGGGTCTTCAATGGGGTGACATTCATCTACAGTAGTGTTCTCTAGCAccacattgtcctcatcatcaccatcactattgtcccctgcatcagtcttatcccctgtatcagtcttatcccctgcattagccttatcccctgcatcagtcttatcccctgcatcagtgttatcccctgcaGCAGTGTTGTTTACTTCATCAACCCAGTAATCATGATTAAAGCTATCAACTGGTGTACTGCTAGAACCAACAACAGTGgcttgacttaggcaagaaaaacCCTGAGATTCCACTTCATTTAACAGATCCATGAACAACAACTTCCTAGATGCTCCTCCATTTGAGTTTTCATTCTTTGATTGAGCATGCAACCTTGGTGATCTCCTTGTAGGTGATATCTTTACTGACTTTTCCTTTGAAACTGGCTtcttagcaatcctcttaggtgcCTTCTTAGGAGTCTCATCAATTGTTACTACTGGTTGTTCCATTGCATCCTTAATGAAGTCATTGTCATTCCTAAATTCTGAATTCATTACACTCATTTGTAAACATATGAACCCTTTATCATCAGGTACAGCATGCTCCCAAAACTTAAACAAGTCTTCATTTGTAACCAAATACTCAGGCAGACATGGGTCTATGGTCCAATATAAATttggaatttctgtttcatcaagaTGCAACTTAACACGCAACATCTTCTCAAATTCCTTAAGGTCAATTCTATCTCTATCCATGTGAGGGAATAGCAAATTAAGTTTACTATTCACAACAAACACACTGATATCTCTATATGGATAATATGTATAGTCACTGTaaatgaacaaacaaaataaaattcatcaaattccacacttcacacagaaaagccctaaaataaaattcatcaattcatcaaacacacgaaattagggttttaaaaattccacacttcacacagaaaactcctaaaataaaactcatcaaacacacgaaattagggtttgaaatcgtACCATATCCGCTGCTTGTGCTtccccttattcttcttcatcttcagctccccaaccctttactcagacactaaacctaagcaaaatcccgctgaaaactgacccaaaccctaatttcttccactagagaacagagcggacatagagcaagagaaaaaaagtacaagaaagagaaacaaaaacctaagagaaaacccctaattcaactcagaaaaacgaaattagggtttgcaatcatacCATATCTGCTGCTTGTCCTTCCCCTTCTTTTTCTGAATCTCGATCGCTCCCCAACCCTTTACTCagacactaaacctaagcaaaatcccgctgaaaactgacccaaaccctaatttcttccactagagaacagagcggacagagagaacgagcaaaccctagaaaaaaaatgaaacgatACAAAGTTGCAAACTGTTTTCAATCCCACGAAGGATAAAATAGTCATTTAGCCTGTGCTACGTGTAATAATCTCATGCTCGACATCTTGAGCCGTCCACATAAGACACGTGTAAGTAATCTGGACAAAGTCAAAAAAGTTTGACCAATCATGTGGGTCCAAGACGTTAgtgctaacggttgtggcattaaataaactctgaaaaaaacggtggcagtttcttgaatcgggatttgcaagtgtggcagtttgttaaaattccCTTGTTTTTATACTTCTACTAGTATACTGCACGTGCTATGCACGTGCCTCCCCTTGTACCCAGCGCACGCATAATCGTTCAAAAATCAGTATTGCCTTGATGAGACCCTGTCAGTGTGTCCCGCTCTATTCTTACTTCTTAGTCTTTAattctgtatttttttttgtcttttaccGTTTTATCCTTATTTAATTTTTAAAACATTTTGGACAAAGCTATAAAATGAAGGGTAAAATTGGGATTCCAAATTTTACAGCTTCACTTACTGAGTTACTGTTCACTTACTGTAGCAATTAGAGTTCCCTTTATATATAGTAATAGATATTGCCCTAGAAACATTCCCGTCTGATTAGGGGTCTGACTCGTCCCAAGTCAGACTTACACCCTTCTCTTTTCGTTTTTGTTTTAGGCTTATCTATCCCTATTAGCCCAATTCATAATtcatatgcacatgccaaacaatTTCGCCACGTTGGCATAAACATATCTCCCTATATGTCAACCATAACATATAGCCATATACGACAGATTTTTCAGCGAGCGATAGATAGTCCATTGCTAGATGATTCCGCTCATTGGTCTTTCCAGCGTCAGCGATGGTCATACCTCGCTTGACGAATTGATTATCACTCGCTAGTTCCTCATCCAACGGCTATAATTTCCCCTCTCTATAAATACTCAATTTCAAACTCATTCCAACTCACAACGGAGTTTCTAAacctctctagaatttctcaatctctcaatcttcttcaaatctaaaacaattACACCTTTTCTGCAATTcttaatttcttgtaatatggattcacaatctcaaagtcaaggcAAAAGTAAAATAACCAAAATTCATGGTGCAAAATACAACCTCACAGAAGGTGCATGCATTTGTCGTAATTATTATGttttttacccaagattgtatcgatggtgcacaacaacatagtaacaccatgtgggaaaacatatttcataaatatgaagcaaaaaccatgaacatcaattgtCGTGATGCAAAATAGTTGGCAGAATGCTTCATTGTAATCAATAAGGAAGTCGCCTCTTATATTGGattgataatgcaagccaagaAGGTCAAGAGAGTGGTCTTGTGGATGGTGATGTTAAAAGACGGGTTCGTACAGATTTGCAGCGAAAACATGGCGAACATTTCTCTTtcaaaagttgttatcatatttttaaGGTCTTGAACGAATATATATAATCCAGCATTCCTAGCAGCCAATCAACTAGTACCTGAAAGATCACCATAcaattcttctccctcaacaccaaattcttcaccattttcaacTGGTCCATCAAATTCTTCCCCAGATACCCAAGAAATTCAAATGTCAACTTAGTTCTCAATAATGATGATGCTAATAAAAAACTTCTAAGAACAAATGGAGTAAGAATTGCTAGAAAATCAGCTAAAAAAGGTGGAAGCTCTGATGGATTTACAAGGGGTAGTCAAACAAGATTTCTGTGGACTTTCATAGATTTTTAATTTGAGTGACTTCTAGAGATTCTTTGAGAGAATTTTAGAGAGTCTTTCtgacttgtagagacaaaaaatAAGATTTGTAGGGACAAAAAAATGTGACTTGTAGAAAGTTTATGAGATTTGTAGAAGACAAAATTGTGTAATATCCCCTGATTAACTCACAACATTACCGATTTTTTTATTATTCACgttacaataat comes from Papaver somniferum cultivar HN1 chromosome 7, ASM357369v1, whole genome shotgun sequence and encodes:
- the LOC113293690 gene encoding uncharacterized protein LOC113293690, which encodes MYGQLVMGLLFKRREESAKWNQNDLVPAAVKLINKMLDLVGKFDTEGSVVGQVYLVTNVSTKKIFTVNIVDKQCTCLQWQLRGFPCQHAVCALKLLRPNWKDYCAPYYSVEYYRTIYADAVNPLEDISEWNWEDKASMDINLKPPPYQRKTGRPAKKRKRSYDEPETVVKKRKCGKCGSTAGHNKRTCAGGDVGKNPTGFMPSTEYDAANCTFTSRDHPESSSARGKAKVNKSRGTSSFVGESTGPKNFGRAPTEPSTHGSTQDVLNFSQNFTGIGSVSQHIPVTKGKQSKAKKK
- the LOC113293689 gene encoding uncharacterized protein LOC113293689, with amino-acid sequence MALKSVTKMLSQRLFPGGTRGGTETSKHITDENLRSLYAHLKQDIAEVNQLTDEFHAIFALKRAVTRDRIIWSSFILSVGFNVVQQFEEIMKSRNAIKDKESQLSARSAEKQELRLPALAA
- the LOC113296444 gene encoding uncharacterized protein LOC113296444, encoding MDRDRIDLKEFEKMLRVKLHLDETEIPNLYWTIDPCLPEYLVTNEDLFKFWEHAVPDDKGFICLQMSVMNSEFRNDNDFIKDAMEQPVVTIDETPKKAPKRIAKKPVSKEKSVKISPTRRSPRLHAQSKNENSNGGASRKLLFMDLLNEVESQGFSCLSQATVVGSSSTPVDSFNHDYWVDEVNNTAAGDNTDAGDKTDAGDKANAGDKTDTGDKTDAGDNSDGDDEDNVVLENTTVDECHPIEDPNAPPIFDSDEENDIDYEDIVKTYKVGDESSDSSSSEEDNEEVSNDDKA